One Turneriella parva DSM 21527 genomic region harbors:
- a CDS encoding GIY-YIG nuclease family protein — MPRRKLSVYIVECADGSYYTGVTHDVERRVALHNDFQSATGFTSTRLPVRLVFAQQFTSPAEALAMEKRIKKWRREKKLALIEGRFEDLPKLAKTARHPSTSSADVDLKQVAR; from the coding sequence ATGCCCCGGCGCAAACTATCAGTCTATATAGTAGAATGCGCTGATGGTTCATACTATACTGGCGTAACTCATGATGTTGAACGGCGAGTTGCCCTGCACAATGATTTTCAATCTGCGACAGGTTTTACCAGCACGCGCTTACCCGTCCGGTTGGTCTTCGCTCAGCAGTTCACTTCACCCGCTGAAGCCCTTGCAATGGAAAAGCGCATTAAGAAATGGCGTCGCGAGAAAAAGCTCGCGCTGATTGAGGGGCGGTTTGAAGATTTGCCAAAGCTGGCGAAAACGGCACGTCACCCTTCGACGAGCTCCGCAGACGTAGACCTGAAACAGGTCGCAAGATGA
- a CDS encoding MBL fold metallo-hydrolase has translation MKIHHLQTASFCPHGGALLHDRGLFGGQAHMLCHSLLVETNNGLVLVDTGFGTEDLIAPKERLGAAFLALINPNFDPSLTAVRQIEALGFKASDVRHIIPTHLDLDHAGGMPDFPKAKVHIYEDEYLAAMNPATLGEKQRYRQVHWSHGADWQRYTLEGETWFGFPAVRSLTGAGDDEILLIPVTGHTRGHTAIAVKSGDNWLLHCGDAYFHKGQLDLEHEHCPIGLEVFQRLMAVDDEARVENVQRLRNLKLHRGHEVELFSAHDRDEFERLAARKAVSTGSPQAS, from the coding sequence ATGAAGATTCACCACCTGCAAACTGCAAGCTTCTGCCCGCACGGTGGCGCCCTTCTGCACGACCGTGGGCTTTTTGGCGGCCAGGCTCATATGCTCTGCCACTCACTGCTTGTTGAAACCAACAATGGGCTTGTGCTCGTCGACACAGGCTTTGGCACCGAAGACCTGATCGCGCCGAAAGAACGGTTAGGCGCCGCCTTTCTTGCCCTGATTAATCCTAATTTTGACCCGTCTCTTACTGCGGTGCGGCAAATAGAAGCACTGGGTTTCAAAGCGAGCGACGTGCGCCACATTATACCGACGCACCTCGACCTCGACCACGCGGGCGGCATGCCTGATTTTCCGAAAGCGAAGGTGCACATCTACGAAGACGAATACCTTGCGGCGATGAACCCGGCGACTCTCGGCGAGAAGCAGCGCTACCGCCAGGTACACTGGAGCCACGGGGCAGACTGGCAGCGCTATACACTCGAGGGTGAAACATGGTTTGGCTTTCCTGCGGTACGTTCGCTGACCGGTGCGGGCGACGATGAGATTCTGCTGATTCCCGTTACGGGGCATACGCGCGGCCACACGGCGATTGCGGTGAAATCGGGTGACAACTGGCTATTGCACTGCGGCGACGCGTATTTTCACAAAGGCCAGCTCGACCTCGAACACGAGCATTGCCCGATTGGGCTCGAAGTGTTTCAGCGCCTGATGGCGGTCGACGACGAAGCGCGCGTTGAAAACGTGCAGCGCCTCAGAAACCTGAAGCTGCATCGCGGCCACGAAGTTGAACTTTTCAGCGCGCACGACCGCGACGAGTTCGAGCGGCTTGCGGCGCGCAAAGCGGTTTCGACAGGCTCACCGCAGGCTTCATGA
- a CDS encoding MlaE family ABC transporter permease: MTGNFSDTIQRSVNGFFQRYLPNAGFTKFLLGLSDYYWFGRQVFISATHLRGKHLDTFVRVVANQVRFTGAQALPMLSIIALSIGATTIIQAITFLPKLGQDNFIGNLLRLVIVREVGPLLTAIIVLARSGSAITAEMCTQKMHREIDSMEMMGINPHLIMVLPRLFGGVISVVLLIIYFDVIAIMGGYLISLMFTSFPFVTFVDHLARSITMTDLMATLIKAIVSGMVIPLTCTYYGFKPESLFQIPIYVSKAVIRSLFVVFLLNAFLSVLFYL; encoded by the coding sequence ATGACCGGCAATTTCTCAGATACAATACAGAGGTCGGTCAACGGCTTCTTTCAGCGTTATTTGCCGAACGCGGGCTTCACAAAGTTCTTGCTTGGCCTAAGCGATTATTACTGGTTTGGTCGTCAGGTTTTCATTTCGGCGACGCATCTCAGAGGCAAACACCTCGACACGTTTGTGCGCGTCGTGGCAAACCAGGTACGCTTTACCGGCGCGCAGGCATTGCCGATGCTTTCGATCATCGCGCTCTCAATCGGCGCGACGACGATTATTCAGGCGATCACCTTCTTGCCGAAACTGGGGCAAGACAACTTTATCGGCAATCTCTTGCGGCTCGTGATCGTGCGCGAAGTCGGCCCGCTGCTGACCGCGATTATTGTGCTCGCGCGCTCGGGCTCAGCGATCACCGCCGAAATGTGCACGCAGAAAATGCACCGCGAGATCGACTCGATGGAAATGATGGGCATTAATCCGCATCTCATCATGGTATTGCCGCGCCTGTTCGGAGGCGTCATCTCAGTCGTGCTGCTCATCATTTATTTCGACGTCATCGCGATCATGGGCGGCTATCTGATTTCGCTGATGTTCACGTCTTTTCCGTTTGTGACATTCGTCGACCACCTCGCGCGTTCGATCACCATGACCGACCTGATGGCGACTCTCATCAAGGCCATCGTCTCTGGCATGGTGATTCCGCTGACGTGCACGTACTATGGCTTTAAGCCCGAGTCGCTGTTCCAGATTCCGATTTATGTTTCGAAGGCCGTTATCCGTTCGCTCTTTGTCGTGTTTCTTTTGAATGCATTTCTATCGGTCTTGTTTTACCTATGA
- the epsC gene encoding serine O-acetyltransferase EpsC, translating into MHDLLLEKVRARSVEFKTLLPTKDDAGQYVTGLLALLFARSHGVGQDRSAAWLDELAASQKALTTLLEPFAHGQAAALSEKFYTTELPQIYDVLWQDAEAAYAGDPAAQNLQEVVLAYPGFFGVAVYRIAHYFHSLGIATLPRLFSEHAHEKTGIDIHPAAKIGRSFFMDHGTGIVIGGTSVIADNVKIYQGVTLGALSVDKSLATTKRHPTIEEGVVIYAGATILGGATVIGKNSVIGGNTWIVESVAPYSVVYNKSSVRVRPSREVTTEIDFSI; encoded by the coding sequence ATGCACGACCTTCTCTTAGAAAAGGTAAGGGCGCGCAGCGTTGAGTTCAAAACTCTTCTGCCGACAAAAGACGACGCGGGTCAATATGTAACAGGCTTACTGGCGCTGCTGTTTGCGCGCTCGCATGGGGTAGGGCAAGACCGCAGCGCAGCTTGGCTCGACGAGCTCGCCGCCTCGCAAAAAGCCCTCACCACACTGCTTGAACCTTTCGCGCACGGCCAGGCGGCCGCACTCAGCGAAAAATTCTACACGACCGAATTACCGCAAATATACGACGTGCTTTGGCAAGACGCCGAGGCCGCTTACGCCGGCGACCCGGCTGCACAAAACCTGCAAGAGGTGGTGCTCGCCTACCCGGGGTTTTTCGGCGTTGCTGTCTACCGCATCGCACACTATTTTCATAGCCTCGGCATTGCCACGTTGCCGAGGCTGTTCAGCGAACACGCGCATGAGAAGACAGGCATCGACATTCACCCTGCTGCCAAAATCGGCCGCTCTTTTTTCATGGACCACGGTACAGGTATCGTGATCGGCGGCACTTCGGTGATTGCCGATAACGTTAAGATCTACCAGGGGGTCACGCTCGGCGCTCTCTCAGTTGACAAGAGCCTCGCGACGACCAAACGCCACCCGACGATTGAAGAGGGTGTTGTCATCTATGCAGGTGCAACGATTCTGGGCGGCGCCACCGTGATTGGCAAAAATTCTGTCATTGGCGGCAACACCTGGATAGTCGAAAGTGTCGCGCCTTATTCGGTCGTCTACAACAAGAGCTCGGTGCGCGTGCGGCCTTCGCGCGAAGTCACCACAGAGATTGATTTCTCAATATAG
- a CDS encoding WecB/TagA/CpsF family glycosyltransferase has protein sequence MRNDFSLDPVLTNKDDSDPILEYKNIDTSLLAARWVLLGKIPFYQATSADLVAHSIHRLDKMREKKSKSTGQFGAQLVFPFDPYRYVWVRFRKRMLKMVDESFINLPDGAGMLYMSRALGKPLPELISMVGYAMNLIRIAHAKEYTVFLLGSRDEVLEKLYTNFRRSFAGLRIVGRHNGYLKGAAGERVLEAVRKTDPHILFVGMGYHRGMKWIEQNRAQLGDLIVVNVGGSFDTLAGTKTKAPHSVAAAGYTWLWRTINKPYRWHRLLLVAYWFFETMYFKFFKKEK, from the coding sequence ATGCGAAACGACTTCTCTCTCGACCCGGTTCTTACCAATAAAGACGACTCAGACCCGATTCTGGAATACAAGAATATCGATACGTCTTTGCTCGCGGCACGGTGGGTGCTTTTGGGCAAAATTCCGTTCTACCAGGCGACGTCGGCCGACCTCGTGGCGCACTCTATCCACCGGCTCGACAAAATGCGCGAGAAGAAGAGCAAGTCGACCGGGCAGTTTGGCGCGCAGCTGGTCTTTCCCTTCGACCCGTACCGTTATGTCTGGGTGCGCTTCAGAAAGCGTATGTTGAAAATGGTCGATGAATCGTTCATTAACCTGCCCGACGGCGCCGGCATGCTCTACATGTCGCGCGCACTGGGTAAGCCCCTGCCCGAACTCATATCTATGGTCGGTTACGCCATGAACCTGATTCGCATTGCGCATGCAAAAGAGTACACTGTGTTTCTACTGGGTTCGCGCGATGAGGTGCTTGAAAAACTTTATACCAATTTTCGCCGGTCGTTTGCGGGCCTGCGCATCGTCGGGCGCCACAACGGCTACCTCAAAGGTGCGGCTGGCGAGCGTGTGCTCGAGGCAGTGCGAAAGACCGACCCGCACATTCTTTTTGTCGGCATGGGCTACCACCGCGGCATGAAATGGATTGAGCAGAACCGCGCGCAGCTCGGCGACCTGATCGTTGTCAATGTCGGCGGGTCGTTTGATACGCTCGCCGGTACGAAAACGAAAGCACCACACTCCGTGGCTGCAGCGGGTTATACTTGGCTCTGGCGCACAATCAACAAGCCCTACCGCTGGCACCGCCTGTTACTCGTGGCGTACTGGTTCTTTGAAACCATGTATTTCAAATTCTTCAAAAAAGAAAAATAA
- a CDS encoding 3'(2'),5'-bisphosphate nucleotidase CysQ family protein codes for MNESYAREHDSMLPVVREAGEAVMQFYTSQKYSVQHKDPENPVTEADYAAHRVIVGAIKRLFPQDAILSEESDSAEETARMQRDRFERPRVWIIDPIDGTREFIKGRDEFAVSVGLVAGDRAVAGFVFNPAKGYLLSGAEGIGLFLNGEKFTRMPEKPFAPPRIVVSRSEFKAGELKHLENAYPKLADYAVGSIAYKLALIADGTYDLAVSVRPKNEWDLAGGAALMNIAGLELADKAGAPMRFNKRALESSGIVAGTPAACAWYRSLAQ; via the coding sequence ATGAACGAGTCATACGCGCGCGAACACGATTCGATGTTACCGGTTGTGCGCGAAGCCGGTGAAGCGGTGATGCAGTTTTACACGAGCCAGAAATATTCGGTACAGCACAAAGACCCCGAGAACCCTGTAACAGAAGCCGATTACGCTGCGCATCGTGTCATCGTCGGTGCGATAAAGAGACTTTTTCCGCAAGATGCAATACTCAGCGAAGAAAGCGATTCTGCCGAAGAAACTGCGCGCATGCAGCGCGACCGTTTTGAGCGCCCGCGCGTCTGGATCATCGACCCAATCGATGGTACGCGCGAATTCATCAAGGGTCGCGATGAGTTTGCAGTTTCAGTGGGCCTCGTCGCAGGCGATCGCGCCGTCGCCGGTTTTGTCTTTAACCCTGCCAAAGGCTATCTCTTGAGCGGTGCTGAAGGCATCGGGCTATTTTTAAATGGCGAAAAATTCACGCGTATGCCTGAAAAACCTTTTGCACCACCGCGCATCGTGGTCTCGCGCAGTGAGTTTAAGGCGGGCGAATTGAAACACCTCGAAAACGCGTACCCGAAGCTCGCCGATTATGCAGTCGGCTCAATTGCTTACAAGCTCGCCCTCATCGCCGATGGCACGTATGACCTCGCTGTCTCGGTGCGCCCGAAAAACGAATGGGATCTCGCCGGCGGTGCGGCGCTGATGAACATTGCCGGTCTTGAACTCGCCGACAAAGCGGGTGCGCCCATGCGTTTCAACAAACGCGCACTCGAATCTTCGGGTATTGTGGCCGGTACACCGGCAGCCTGCGCGTGGTACCGGTCGCTCGCGCAATAA